The nucleotide window CATTAATCTTTGCCCACTATTAATCTTTACCCACTATTAATCTTTAAAAGTACTTCATTCCCCAGCCAATGTTTACCTTATTTTTCACATATTTATTATTCGTAAACGTTGTCAATCTCCCTGGATTCTTTTCATATCCGTATAAATAAACACCATAATTACAATTTTTAAATGTATTTCCTGAAACTATCGGAAGTCCTGCACCTTCTCCAACAAACAAACCACATTTTGACTTGGAAATAATATTCCCTGTGATCGTGTTGTCAGATGTGTCTTGTAAGTGTATAGTTCCACCAATGATCTGATTATTCTTAATTAATGTATTACTTGCATGCCCGGCAAAATCAATACCACAGTTATAAAAATAATTATTTCTAATTACTGCTCTATAGCCTCCAGCATACCAGGCTTGTACTCCATATTTTTGGATAGAAAATCCATTAATTGTTCCAGATCCGCCACAATAATAGAAACCGTTAACTTTAGGATATTTTGTTCCGAGGATTGTTAAACTTTTATCGATCTTGACGTTCTCTTTATATGTTCCATAAGCTACTTGAATAGTGTCCCCGTTGTGTGCTGCATTTACAGCTTTTTGAATAGTTTTGTACGATTCTTTTGGACCTACTTTTAGAGTGGCTGCACTGGCTGTACTTGCTAGGATAAGCAAGACAACTAGGATGAGGGTTAATTTTGATAGTTTGTTCATATTTGGTACTCCTTTACTTTAAAAATGAAGGAAAACAATTTAAAAGTATCTATTTTAATTATTTCATAAAACTGGTATTTATAACCTGACTTCCGCCTTTTTAGGCGCATATATGTTTTTCCGTAAATCTGTAAGGTCAAATGATTGCAATTTAGAAATTTTAGCTTGCATCTGATGTGCTTAAGTTTAAGCGCATGTATCGATATCATGCGACATTTATGTGCTTAAAAATACGGAACTAAAGTTATAAAATTAAAATAGTAGATTTTCCATTGAAAGAAATCGATACCAAGAGACGATGCGAAAATGAGATGTGTTTTTCTTACATTTTTGTAAACTAGAATATACTGATATAAATAAACTGATGCGTCTATTTTCGTTTTAATTTGTAAACTAATATACAAATGATGTTATATTATATCCGTAGCTTGTATAAGTTGTCGTTCTAAATATTATCTAGTCTAGAAGAATTAGATTATCTGACAAGATTAAGCCGTTCTAGAAATTAATCTACAATTATTGTTGAAAGTTCCAAAATAGTACTTTTAAGCTATCACGGAAAAAACGAAATCGAGGTATTCAGAGAATTAAAATTAGATTATAAAACTATAAGACTTTGGATAAAACCATATAAGATTAAATCAATTCCTTATTTATTGGAAAATTCGTGATCTTCGGATCTATTCAAAAACTAAGTTTTGTGAATTTACTTAGAAACCGAAGTACTAATTAACGGAAAAAGTATTTGAATATTATATGGCATATTGCAACTTAACGCGATTTGTTATTAGGTTTTCATATTGTCACTAAGTGTTCCTTTATTTTGATATTCGTATACATTTAAAGTGTTCTGTCTCATCAACAAACCAGGTTTAGCTTCCTGCTTAACTTTCAGAATAAGTTCATCAAGCATTTATCTATAAGTTCACAAAATGCTTTTATAGCTTGAAAGTAATTACGCTGGATGTTCGTACTTGCGTCAA belongs to Methanosarcina barkeri 3 and includes:
- a CDS encoding nitrous oxide reductase family maturation protein NosD; this encodes MNKLSKLTLILVVLLILASTASAATLKVGPKESYKTIQKAVNAAHNGDTIQVAYGTYKENVKIDKSLTILGTKYPKVNGFYYCGGSGTINGFSIQKYGVQAWYAGGYRAVIRNNYFYNCGIDFAGHASNTLIKNNQIIGGTIHLQDTSDNTITGNIISKSKCGLFVGEGAGLPIVSGNTFKNCNYGVYLYGYEKNPGRLTTFTNNKYVKNKVNIGWGMKYF